Part of the Lycium ferocissimum isolate CSIRO_LF1 chromosome 6, AGI_CSIRO_Lferr_CH_V1, whole genome shotgun sequence genome, GAGGACAAGGATCCAATGTCTTCCGGAAGTCCTCCATCTATTAAATTGCAGAAACTGAGATCCAACTTTTTCAAAGAGGACAAGGATCCAATGTCTTCCGGAAGTCCTCCATCTATTAGATTGCAGTAACTGAGATCCAACTTTTCCAATGAGCGTAATCCGTCATTCACCTGAGGGAACTCAAAGCACACTCCATCTTCGAGATGTTTTTCAAAACTCAAGAATTTAAGCTTGTTCAACCGGGCAATGGAAGACGGAGGTCGTGAAATCAGAGTATACCTGGCATCAAGCTTCTCCAAGTTTTCTAAATCCCCTATCTCTTCTGGCAAGATTTCAAGTTTTGAGCAATACGACACATCTAGCTTCACCAAGCTTTTCAACATGCCAATGCTGCTTGGAAGAGATACAAGGTTTTCCATACAACTCAAATCTAGCTTCGTAAGATGAGTTAGGTACAGAATAAATGATGGTAGTTCCCTTACCTTAGAGCAATTCATCCTAATCTCTAACCCCAGCTTACTTCTTCCCTTGATCTCTGGAAATTTCTCTAAACTAGAGCAACCCCTTAGATTCAGATATTCAAGAGATTCCAAGTTAACACATGGAAACCTCTTAAGGCTTGAGCAATAACCCAAATCTAACCGAATGAGTTTACCGCAATACCCCAGGGAATCATCAACCTCTTCAAGACTCTTACAACAAAACAGATTCAAATACTCCAAATTTGGCATCTCCCTGAAATCTGGTGTTCGCATCAGGTATTTTTAGAATGGGAGAGATTCAGCTTCCGTAGACAAGGAAAATGCTGCAATTAAGAAGAAGACGGAAAGAAtgaattatctatatatataaaaaagggaGAGATATGACAAAGATGAAAAAATCAAGAATAATAATGGCTTAGGTACTTTTAGATTGATAAGTAGATAATGTAATAAAATTAGTTAGCATAagaattaatgttgttaatttTAAATGTGAATTGAAAGATAATGATGctcttttgaatttgaattaaaaataaatatcattaaggataaaactATATCCCTTAATTCTTATGAAAAACTATATCCCCTAATTCTTATGAATTGCTGTCAAGTTAATCCTTTCtcagtttcttttcttttactgCATATGCAAATATTTAAGTTTTGCAACtaaattttatgttaataagaattttaataaatattttttttgaatttaaatgaaaagataagaaatttgaatgtgatagaaatataaagttgaatcTTAATGTTTATCACTTTGCTTTTATTCATTATCTTTTGTCAGATCAtcatttaataataataatataacaacaacaataataaataattatgatgataatttatttaaaatcaGATGttacaaaatcattttttattttaataaataattttttgaatgtaaaatgaaaagataagaaatttgaatttggatagaaatataaagttgaatcTTAATGTTTATCATTTTGCTTTTATTCATTGTCTTTTGTTAGATCAtcatttaataataataataataataataataataataataataataataataataataataataataataataataataataataaataattatgaTGATAATTTATTTAAAACTGTATGTTTCcataaatcattttttattttctcactCATACCTATAAGCATCAAATGTATTTCAATAAGCCAATTAATGATATTTTACAAATATGGGAAAAAAGgtcaagacaaaaaaaaaaaaaaaatagtgtagAAAAAATTCATCATTTCATAGTTTAAGTTGGTTTTTGAAGTTCCAAACGGAAGGACATAATTAATAGACAAATTCATAAATAAGTAATGGTTTAGTACTTAAAGTATTAATTTATCATTATCTCTTGACGTGATAACGAAAGGTAGAGTATTACTCTATTAGGGATTGTTTGAATTTGAATCATATCCTTAATATCtatccatatttacatacatcTATATAAAGTTAGCCATAATTAAGatgattttcactttcaaaagttaaatagtaacttatttattttttttgctttttttgttttctcgATTCATTTTATTTAACTTATGTTTAAAAGTGCAAAGCTTTGTAGAGCGTTTTCTATTACAAAATTCTCTAATTTATTGTTGATTGATGTTATAAAACAAGAAGACTTCTTCAAGAGGCCGTTTTCCAACATAGCTATAGAAATGGAGAAATAAGATCATTACGGAAGGAGATGCGGAAGATTGGAGCAAAGAAATTGAACGGGGTAAGCCTCTACACATGAAAGCAAGAAGTTTTTGAATAATTTACTTTGATTTCTACTATCAAAAGTGAcatgttctttcttttttataggAAAGTTTATAGTTTTCTTCTACCTTTGAAGTTGCTTTATCTTTTGGAGCAAGAATGAAATATGCAAGCTTGATCAGTGTGttagtgatttttttaaatttctcgACGTTAGTTCTACTTTTagattgaattattattttta contains:
- the LOC132058891 gene encoding TMV resistance protein N-like, producing the protein MRTPDFREMPNLEYLNLFCCKSLEEVDDSLGYCGKLIRLDLGYCSSLKRFPCVNLESLEYLNLRGCSSLEKFPEIKGRSKLGLEIRMNCSKVRELPSFILYLTHLTKLDLSCMENLVSLPSSIGMLKSLVKLDVSYCSKLEILPEEIGDLENLEKLDARYTLISRPPSSIARLNKLKFLSFEKHLEDGVCFEFPQVNDGLRSLEKLDLSYCNLIDGGLPEDIGSLSSLKKLDLSFCNLIDGGLPEDIGSLSSLEQLHLDGNNFEHLPRSIAQLGALRSLKLRDCERLKELSEFPQQLDTIYADWSNDSLCNSLFQNISSLQHGISASDSLRVFTSRMNIPSWFQHWGIDRSVSVNLPENWYVSDNFLGFAVCYSGSLVETTAQLIPLCDDGMSWMTQKLALSNHSKYDIEFCLSTIQFFLVPLAGLWDTSKANGKTPNDYGLFYFLWRNEELLDFVCCIKMKRA